In Pongo abelii isolate AG06213 chromosome 15, NHGRI_mPonAbe1-v2.0_pri, whole genome shotgun sequence, a single window of DNA contains:
- the CCDC196 gene encoding putative coiled-coil domain-containing protein 196 isoform X6 encodes MTSGANSSGSYLPSKIRSSKIDDNYLKELNEDLKLRKQELLEMLKPLEDKNNLLFQKLMSNLEEKQRSLQIMRQIMAGKGCEESSVMELLKEAEEMKQNLERKNKMLRKEMEMLWNKTFEAEELSDQQKAPQIKNKADLQDGKASGLQAPKSPSSPRKTESELEKSFAEKVKEIRKEKQQRKMEWVKYQEQNNILQNDFHGKVIELRIEALKNYQKANDLKLSLYLQQNFEPMQAFLNIPGSQENSESKDLQRTTRN; translated from the exons ATGACAAGTGGTGCAAACTCTTCAGGATCTTACCTGCCCTCAAAAATAAG AAGTTCTAAAATAGATGACAACTACTTGAAGGAACTGAATGAGGACTTAAAGCTAAGGAAGCAGGAACTGCTAGAGATGCTCAAACCTCTAGAAGACAAAAACAACCTCTTATTTCAAAAGTTAATGTCTAACTTGGAGGAAAAACAAAGGAG TCTTCAGATCATGAGGCAGATCATGGCAGGGAAGGGGTGTGAGGAATCCTCGGTCATGGAGCTCCTTAAGGAAGCAGAGGAGATGAAACAGAACTTG gaaaggaaaaacaagatgCTTCGGAAGGAAATGGAGATGCTATGGAACAAG ACATTCGAGGCAGAAGAACTCAGTGATCAACAAAAAGCACCACAGATAAAAAACAAGGCAGACTTGCAGGATGGAAAGGCAAGTGGACTGCAG GCTCCCAAATCCCCCTCATCACCTAGGAAGACTGAGAGTGAACTGGAGAAATCATTTGCAGAGAAAGTGAAGGAGATAAGGAAG GAAAAGCAACAGAGGAAAATGGAATGGGTCAAGTATCAGGAACAAAACAACATCCTTCAG AATGATTTTCATGGCAAAGTGATTGAGCTGAGAATTGAAGCCTTGAAGAACTACCAGAAGGCCAATGACCTGAAATTATCACTGTATTTGCAGCAGAATTTTGAGCCAATgcaagcatttttaaatattcctgGGTCCCAAG
- the CCDC196 gene encoding putative coiled-coil domain-containing protein 196 isoform X8 — MTSGANSSGSYLPSKIRSSKIDDNYLKELNEDLKLRKQELLEMLKPLEDKNNLLFQKLMSNLEEKQRSLQIMRQIMAGKGCEESSVMELLKEAEEMKQNLERKNKMLRKEMEMLWNKTFEAEELSDQQKAPQIKNKADLQDGKASGLQAPKSPSSPRKTESELEKSFAEKVKEIRKEKQQRKMEWVKYQEQNNILQNDFHGKVIELRIEALKNYQKANDLKLSLYLQQNFEPMQAFLNIPGSQGIIIVQSY, encoded by the exons ATGACAAGTGGTGCAAACTCTTCAGGATCTTACCTGCCCTCAAAAATAAG AAGTTCTAAAATAGATGACAACTACTTGAAGGAACTGAATGAGGACTTAAAGCTAAGGAAGCAGGAACTGCTAGAGATGCTCAAACCTCTAGAAGACAAAAACAACCTCTTATTTCAAAAGTTAATGTCTAACTTGGAGGAAAAACAAAGGAG TCTTCAGATCATGAGGCAGATCATGGCAGGGAAGGGGTGTGAGGAATCCTCGGTCATGGAGCTCCTTAAGGAAGCAGAGGAGATGAAACAGAACTTG gaaaggaaaaacaagatgCTTCGGAAGGAAATGGAGATGCTATGGAACAAG ACATTCGAGGCAGAAGAACTCAGTGATCAACAAAAAGCACCACAGATAAAAAACAAGGCAGACTTGCAGGATGGAAAGGCAAGTGGACTGCAG GCTCCCAAATCCCCCTCATCACCTAGGAAGACTGAGAGTGAACTGGAGAAATCATTTGCAGAGAAAGTGAAGGAGATAAGGAAG GAAAAGCAACAGAGGAAAATGGAATGGGTCAAGTATCAGGAACAAAACAACATCCTTCAG AATGATTTTCATGGCAAAGTGATTGAGCTGAGAATTGAAGCCTTGAAGAACTACCAGAAGGCCAATGACCTGAAATTATCACTGTATTTGCAGCAGAATTTTGAGCCAATgcaagcatttttaaatattcctgGGTCCCAAG